Proteins encoded together in one Pseudomonas sp. ADAK13 window:
- a CDS encoding beta-ketoacyl-ACP synthase III, with protein MHNVVISGTGLYTPANSISNEELVQSFNAYVQQFNLDNAAAIERGDVQALTESSAAFIEKASGIKSRFVMDKAGILDPQRMAPRLPERSNDEWSILCQMAVSAAEQALQRAGKTAADIDGVIVACSNLQRAYPAIAIEVQEALGIQGFGFDMNVACSSATFGIQNAANSIQLGQARAILMVNPEICTGHLNFRDRDSHFIFGDAATAVILERADLATSEHQFDVVSTKLLTKFSNNIRNNFGFLNRAAEEGIGAPDKLFVQEGRKVFRDVCPMVAELIGKHLTENQLNVGDVKRFWLHQANLSMNHLIVKKLLGREASVEEAPVILDTYANTSSAGSVIAFHTYQDDLPKGAVAVLSSFGAGYSIGSVILRKR; from the coding sequence GTGCATAACGTCGTCATCAGCGGCACAGGCCTGTACACCCCGGCCAACAGCATCTCCAACGAAGAGCTGGTGCAGTCTTTCAATGCTTACGTGCAACAGTTCAACCTGGATAACGCCGCCGCCATTGAACGGGGTGACGTGCAGGCCCTGACCGAATCCAGCGCCGCCTTTATCGAAAAGGCCTCGGGCATCAAGAGCCGCTTTGTCATGGACAAGGCCGGCATTCTCGACCCGCAGCGCATGGCGCCCCGCCTGCCCGAGCGCTCCAACGACGAGTGGTCGATTCTCTGCCAGATGGCCGTCAGTGCTGCCGAGCAAGCCTTGCAGCGCGCCGGCAAGACCGCCGCCGACATTGATGGCGTGATCGTCGCCTGTTCCAACCTGCAGCGGGCGTACCCGGCGATTGCCATCGAAGTCCAGGAAGCGCTGGGCATCCAGGGTTTTGGCTTTGACATGAACGTGGCCTGCTCCTCGGCGACTTTCGGCATCCAGAACGCTGCCAACAGCATCCAGTTGGGCCAGGCCCGGGCGATCCTGATGGTCAACCCGGAGATCTGCACCGGCCACCTGAACTTCCGCGACCGTGACAGCCACTTCATCTTTGGCGACGCGGCCACCGCTGTGATTCTGGAGCGCGCTGACCTCGCCACGTCCGAGCATCAGTTCGACGTGGTGAGCACCAAGCTGCTGACCAAGTTCTCCAACAACATCCGCAATAATTTCGGCTTCCTCAACCGCGCGGCGGAAGAGGGCATCGGTGCCCCAGACAAGCTGTTCGTGCAGGAAGGCCGCAAAGTCTTCCGTGATGTCTGCCCGATGGTCGCCGAGTTGATTGGCAAGCACCTGACGGAAAACCAGCTGAATGTGGGGGATGTGAAGCGCTTCTGGCTGCATCAGGCCAACCTCAGCATGAACCACCTGATCGTCAAGAAACTGCTGGGCCGCGAGGCTTCGGTGGAAGAAGCGCCGGTGATCCTCGATACTTACGCCAACACCAGCTCGGCGGGCTCGGTGATTGCGTTTCACACCTACCAGGACGACCTGCCCAAGGGCGCCGTGGCGGTGCTCAGCTCGTTTGGCGCGGGTTATTCGATTGGTAGCGTGATTCTGCGCAAACGCTGA
- a CDS encoding RNA polymerase sigma factor, whose translation MAAADDAHLLERLLKGEQRAYKEMVTTYQSAMRAVAYAIVGQRHADEVVQDAWLSVVRNLAKFEGRSSLKTWLLTITANSAKGRYKQNRREVLLDDLPSPHGTIGDDRFVPDDGHWAVAPFAWHQDTPEALLTEDELRECLEHTLASLSELQSSVLLLRERQGLELEEICNLLTLSLSNVRVLLHRARLKVFATVEHFEETGEC comes from the coding sequence ATGGCAGCAGCGGACGACGCGCACCTGCTTGAACGATTGCTCAAGGGCGAGCAGCGGGCCTACAAGGAAATGGTCACCACCTACCAGAGCGCCATGCGCGCCGTGGCCTATGCCATCGTCGGCCAGCGTCATGCCGATGAGGTGGTGCAGGACGCCTGGCTCTCGGTGGTACGTAACCTGGCGAAGTTCGAGGGGCGCTCCAGCCTCAAGACCTGGCTGCTGACCATCACGGCAAACTCGGCAAAGGGCCGCTACAAGCAAAATCGCCGGGAAGTGCTGCTCGATGACTTGCCGTCGCCCCACGGCACCATCGGTGATGATCGCTTTGTGCCCGACGACGGTCACTGGGCCGTCGCACCGTTTGCCTGGCACCAGGACACGCCCGAAGCGTTGCTCACCGAAGACGAACTGCGCGAATGTCTGGAGCACACGCTGGCGAGTCTTTCCGAGTTGCAGAGCAGCGTATTGCTGCTGCGGGAACGTCAGGGCCTGGAATTGGAAGAGATTTGTAATCTTCTGACACTATCGCTCTCCAATGTTCGTGTGCTGCTGCATCGGGCACGGCTTAAAGTCTTCGCCACGGTGGAGCATTTTGAGGAAACCGGCGAATGTTGA
- a CDS encoding anti-sigma factor family protein → MLTCKEQVARSSDYLDGQLTFRERLLVRHHLMFCPNCRRFIRQMRLMQATLKILPEPPIADVDALAERLAAERSRDQ, encoded by the coding sequence ATGTTGACCTGTAAGGAACAAGTGGCGCGTTCCAGTGACTATCTCGATGGGCAATTGACCTTTCGCGAGCGGCTGTTGGTGCGCCATCACCTGATGTTCTGCCCCAACTGCCGGCGGTTTATCCGGCAGATGCGCTTGATGCAGGCGACGCTGAAGATCCTGCCCGAGCCGCCAATCGCTGATGTCGACGCGTTGGCCGAACGCCTGGCCGCCGAGCGCTCCCGCGACCAGTAG
- a CDS encoding OprO/OprP family phosphate-selective porin produces the protein MIRKHFAGFAASALALAVTAQAFAGTVTTDGADIVVKTKGGLEVATTDQNFSFKLGGRLQADYGTFDGFYTKNGNSADATYFRRAYLELGGTVYKDWKYQINYDFSHNSGNADDGYFDEASFSYVGFKPVVIRAGRFDQDFGLEKATSSKWVTAIERNLGYEVADWVNSHENGMGLQVSAVVADMAYLSSSVSSKDINDKNGKGVKQFNGRAVFAPMHESGNVLHLGVDVAVRDLKDTSFDSRIRPRLDARGVATNGGNDAGANGNRATFGGGVGLDSGNLTANDAYDTDTVFGGEFAFARGPLSLQAEYLNRKMKADSSAYQDVKATGFYGQVAYTLTGESRVYKLDGAKFDTIKPENKQFGAWEVFYRYDNISVDDKNVVRNNATREVGDAKASLNTIGVNWYANEAVKISANYLKVSTDKIQNANGDDSGDAIVARVQYVF, from the coding sequence ATGATCCGTAAGCACTTCGCCGGTTTCGCGGCCAGCGCCCTGGCCCTGGCTGTCACCGCCCAGGCTTTCGCTGGTACTGTCACAACTGACGGCGCCGATATCGTTGTCAAAACCAAGGGCGGCCTTGAGGTTGCAACCACGGACCAGAATTTCAGCTTCAAGCTGGGTGGTCGTTTGCAGGCCGATTACGGCACGTTTGATGGCTTTTACACCAAAAACGGCAACTCGGCCGACGCCACGTATTTCCGACGCGCCTACCTCGAATTGGGCGGCACGGTGTACAAGGACTGGAAATACCAGATCAACTACGACTTCTCCCACAACTCCGGCAACGCCGATGATGGCTACTTCGACGAAGCGTCCTTCTCGTACGTCGGCTTCAAGCCGGTGGTGATTCGCGCCGGCCGCTTCGACCAGGACTTCGGCCTGGAAAAAGCCACCAGCTCCAAGTGGGTCACCGCCATCGAGCGTAACCTGGGTTATGAAGTCGCCGATTGGGTCAACTCCCACGAAAACGGCATGGGCCTGCAAGTCAGCGCCGTGGTCGCCGACATGGCCTACCTGTCCTCCAGCGTTTCGTCCAAAGACATCAACGACAAGAACGGCAAAGGCGTGAAGCAGTTCAACGGCCGAGCCGTGTTTGCGCCGATGCACGAGAGCGGTAACGTCTTGCACCTGGGTGTGGACGTGGCGGTGCGTGACCTGAAGGACACCTCGTTCGACTCGCGAATCCGTCCTCGCCTGGACGCTCGCGGTGTTGCCACCAACGGCGGCAACGATGCCGGCGCCAACGGTAACCGTGCGACCTTCGGCGGTGGCGTGGGGCTGGATTCCGGCAACCTGACCGCGAATGACGCCTACGACACCGACACGGTGTTCGGCGGTGAATTTGCCTTCGCTCGCGGCCCATTGTCCCTGCAGGCCGAATACCTGAACCGCAAGATGAAGGCCGACAGCAGCGCTTATCAGGACGTGAAGGCCACGGGCTTCTACGGCCAGGTCGCCTACACCCTGACCGGCGAGTCCCGCGTCTACAAACTCGACGGCGCCAAGTTCGACACCATCAAGCCGGAGAACAAGCAGTTCGGTGCGTGGGAAGTGTTCTACCGCTACGACAACATCAGCGTTGATGACAAAAACGTTGTGCGTAACAACGCGACCCGTGAAGTGGGCGACGCCAAGGCCAGCCTGAACACCATCGGCGTCAACTGGTACGCCAACGAAGCGGTGAAGATCTCCGCCAACTACCTCAAGGTCAGCACTGACAAGATCCAGAACGCCAATGGCGACGACAGCGGCGACGCCATCGTAGCCCGCGTGCAATACGTGTTCTAA